A genome region from Cervus canadensis isolate Bull #8, Minnesota chromosome 10, ASM1932006v1, whole genome shotgun sequence includes the following:
- the CCM2L gene encoding cerebral cavernous malformations 2 protein-like isoform X1: MEYEVKKGKKGFVSPIRRLVFPKAARRAACRSSVSRRPLHSMPLYPPDYLIDPQILLCDYLEKEVKFLGHLTWVTSSLNPSSRDELLQLLDTARQLKELPLKTTAEQDSILSLSARCLLLTWRDNEELILRIPTHEIAAASYLQDDALHLLVLKTGLGVDPVPAGVDASPGGAGRDPGPPGVAPEKRRVGTTERRHTICSLDWRMAWGGGAGAEARAGGGGGGGGSLERQRAGARASGSWERRQTFSGSWERRHAGGGGGAGKPGGSWERRQAGGGGGSWERRHPGPNPLDPQDPSPDAYCNLVILAVANRDAAEESCALICQVFQIIYGDQSIECVDRAGYHYTSTPERPWLCSRSESCRTDGTYAYDADFSCCSSFNSSQDTFEACYSGTSTPSFHGSHCSSSDHSGLGLEQLQDYMVTLRTKLGPPEIQQFALLLREYRLGLPIQDYCAGLLKLYGDRRKFLLLGMRPFIPDQDIGYFEGFLEGVGIREGGILTDSFGRIKRSMSSTSASAVRSYDGAQRPEAQAFHRLLTDITHDIEALAPDDDESTDEETRDSPGGVDAAEDNYL; encoded by the exons atggaatatgaagtcaagaaagggaaaaag GGCTTTGTGTCCCCCATCCGGAGGCTGGTGTTCCCCAAGGCTGCACGCCGGGCAGCCTGTCGGAGCAGTGTGAGCCGCCGTCCCCTGCACTCGATGCCCCTCTATCCCCCCGACTACCTCATCGACCCTCAGATTCTGCTCTGTGACTATCTGGAGAAAGAGGTCAAG TTCCTGGGCCACCTCACCTGGGTCACCTCCTCACTGAACCCTTCCAGCCGGGACGAGCTCCTGCAGCTGCTGGACACGGCCAGG CAGCTGAAGGAGCTGCCGCTGAAGACCACGGCGGAGCAGGACAGCATCCTGAGCCTGTCGGCCCGCTGCCTGCTGCTCACCTGGCGCGACAACGAGGAGCTTATCTTGCGTATCCCCACGCACGAGATTGCCGCCGCCTCCTACCTGCAGGACGACGCTCTGCACCTGCTGGTGCTGAAGACCG GTTTGGGCGTGGACCCGGTGCCAGCCGGCGTAGACGCCAGccccggcggggcggggcgcgacCCGGGCCCGCCGGGCGTGGCGCCCGAGAAGCGGCGGGTGGGCACCACCGAGCGGCGCCACACCATCTGCAGCCTGGACTGGCGGATGGCGTGGGGCGGGGGCGCAGGCGCCGAGGCCCGGGCCGGgggcggcggaggcggcggcggcagccTGGAGCGCCAGCGCGCCGGGGCGCGGGCGTCGGGCAGCTGGGAGCGGCGGCAGACGTTCAGCGGCAGCTGGGAGCGGCGGCacgccggcggcggcggcggcgcgggcaaGCCAGGCGGCAGCTGGGAGCGGAGGCAggcgggcggcggcggtggcAGCTGGGAGCGGCGCCACCCGGGCCCCAACCCGCTCGACCCGCAGGACCCCAGCCCCGACGCCTACTGCAACCTGGTCATTCTGGCTGTGGCCAACAGG GATGCTGCCGAGGAGTCCTGCGCCCTCATCTGTCAAGTCTTCCAGATCATCTACGGGGACCAGAGCATTGAGTGTGTGGACCGGGCCGGCTACCACTACACATCCACTCCTGAACGGCCGTGGCTCTGTAGCCGCA GTGAGAGCTGCCGCACTGATGGGACCTATGCCTACGACGCCGACTTCAGCTGCTGCAGCTCCTT CAACAGCTCCCAGGACACGTTTGAAGCCTGTTACAGCGGCACGTCCACACCTTCTTTCCATGGCTCCCACTGCAGCAGCAGCGACCACAGTGGCCTGGGCCTCGAGCAGTTACAGGATTACATGGTCACG TTGCGGACTAAGCTGGGGCCCCCAGAGATCCAGCAGTTTGCGCTGCTGCTTCGGGAGTACCGGCTGGGGCTGCCCATCCAGGACTACTGCGCAGGCCTGCTGAAGCTCTACGGAGACCGGCGCAAGTTCCTCCTGCTCG GGATGAGGCCCTTCATCCCGGACCAGGACATCGGTTACTTCGAAGGCTTCCTGGAAGGCGTGGGCATCCGCGAGGGCGGCATCCTCACCGACAGCTTCGGCCGCATCAAGCGCAGCATGAGCTCCACGTCGGCGTCTGCGGTGCGCAGCTACGACGGCGCCCAGCGGCCGGAGGCGCAGGCCTTCCACCGGCTGCTGACAGACATAACGCACGACATCGAGGCGCTGGCCCCCGACGATGACGAAAGCACGGACGAAGAGACCCGGGACTCCCCGGGCGGGGTCGACGCGGCCGAAGACAACTACCTGTAG
- the CCM2L gene encoding cerebral cavernous malformations 2 protein-like isoform X2, with protein MEYEVKKGKKGFVSPIRRLVFPKAARRAACRSSVSRRPLHSMPLYPPDYLIDPQILLCDYLEKEVKFLGHLTWVTSSLNPSSRDELLQLLDTARLKELPLKTTAEQDSILSLSARCLLLTWRDNEELILRIPTHEIAAASYLQDDALHLLVLKTGLGVDPVPAGVDASPGGAGRDPGPPGVAPEKRRVGTTERRHTICSLDWRMAWGGGAGAEARAGGGGGGGGSLERQRAGARASGSWERRQTFSGSWERRHAGGGGGAGKPGGSWERRQAGGGGGSWERRHPGPNPLDPQDPSPDAYCNLVILAVANRDAAEESCALICQVFQIIYGDQSIECVDRAGYHYTSTPERPWLCSRSESCRTDGTYAYDADFSCCSSFNSSQDTFEACYSGTSTPSFHGSHCSSSDHSGLGLEQLQDYMVTLRTKLGPPEIQQFALLLREYRLGLPIQDYCAGLLKLYGDRRKFLLLGMRPFIPDQDIGYFEGFLEGVGIREGGILTDSFGRIKRSMSSTSASAVRSYDGAQRPEAQAFHRLLTDITHDIEALAPDDDESTDEETRDSPGGVDAAEDNYL; from the exons atggaatatgaagtcaagaaagggaaaaag GGCTTTGTGTCCCCCATCCGGAGGCTGGTGTTCCCCAAGGCTGCACGCCGGGCAGCCTGTCGGAGCAGTGTGAGCCGCCGTCCCCTGCACTCGATGCCCCTCTATCCCCCCGACTACCTCATCGACCCTCAGATTCTGCTCTGTGACTATCTGGAGAAAGAGGTCAAG TTCCTGGGCCACCTCACCTGGGTCACCTCCTCACTGAACCCTTCCAGCCGGGACGAGCTCCTGCAGCTGCTGGACACGGCCAGG CTGAAGGAGCTGCCGCTGAAGACCACGGCGGAGCAGGACAGCATCCTGAGCCTGTCGGCCCGCTGCCTGCTGCTCACCTGGCGCGACAACGAGGAGCTTATCTTGCGTATCCCCACGCACGAGATTGCCGCCGCCTCCTACCTGCAGGACGACGCTCTGCACCTGCTGGTGCTGAAGACCG GTTTGGGCGTGGACCCGGTGCCAGCCGGCGTAGACGCCAGccccggcggggcggggcgcgacCCGGGCCCGCCGGGCGTGGCGCCCGAGAAGCGGCGGGTGGGCACCACCGAGCGGCGCCACACCATCTGCAGCCTGGACTGGCGGATGGCGTGGGGCGGGGGCGCAGGCGCCGAGGCCCGGGCCGGgggcggcggaggcggcggcggcagccTGGAGCGCCAGCGCGCCGGGGCGCGGGCGTCGGGCAGCTGGGAGCGGCGGCAGACGTTCAGCGGCAGCTGGGAGCGGCGGCacgccggcggcggcggcggcgcgggcaaGCCAGGCGGCAGCTGGGAGCGGAGGCAggcgggcggcggcggtggcAGCTGGGAGCGGCGCCACCCGGGCCCCAACCCGCTCGACCCGCAGGACCCCAGCCCCGACGCCTACTGCAACCTGGTCATTCTGGCTGTGGCCAACAGG GATGCTGCCGAGGAGTCCTGCGCCCTCATCTGTCAAGTCTTCCAGATCATCTACGGGGACCAGAGCATTGAGTGTGTGGACCGGGCCGGCTACCACTACACATCCACTCCTGAACGGCCGTGGCTCTGTAGCCGCA GTGAGAGCTGCCGCACTGATGGGACCTATGCCTACGACGCCGACTTCAGCTGCTGCAGCTCCTT CAACAGCTCCCAGGACACGTTTGAAGCCTGTTACAGCGGCACGTCCACACCTTCTTTCCATGGCTCCCACTGCAGCAGCAGCGACCACAGTGGCCTGGGCCTCGAGCAGTTACAGGATTACATGGTCACG TTGCGGACTAAGCTGGGGCCCCCAGAGATCCAGCAGTTTGCGCTGCTGCTTCGGGAGTACCGGCTGGGGCTGCCCATCCAGGACTACTGCGCAGGCCTGCTGAAGCTCTACGGAGACCGGCGCAAGTTCCTCCTGCTCG GGATGAGGCCCTTCATCCCGGACCAGGACATCGGTTACTTCGAAGGCTTCCTGGAAGGCGTGGGCATCCGCGAGGGCGGCATCCTCACCGACAGCTTCGGCCGCATCAAGCGCAGCATGAGCTCCACGTCGGCGTCTGCGGTGCGCAGCTACGACGGCGCCCAGCGGCCGGAGGCGCAGGCCTTCCACCGGCTGCTGACAGACATAACGCACGACATCGAGGCGCTGGCCCCCGACGATGACGAAAGCACGGACGAAGAGACCCGGGACTCCCCGGGCGGGGTCGACGCGGCCGAAGACAACTACCTGTAG
- the CCM2L gene encoding cerebral cavernous malformations 2 protein-like isoform X3 codes for MEYEVKKGKKGFVSPIRRLVFPKAARRAACRSSVSRRPLHSMPLYPPDYLIDPQILLCDYLEKEVKFLGHLTWVTSSLNPSSRDELLQLLDTARQLKELPLKTTAEQDSILSLSARCLLLTWRDNEELILRIPTHEIAAASYLQDDALHLLVLKTGLGVDPVPAGVDASPGGAGRDPGPPGVAPEKRRVGTTERRHTICSLDWRMAWGGGAGAEARAGGGGGGGGSLERQRAGARASGSWERRQTFSGSWERRHAGGGGGAGKPGGSWERRQAGGGGGSWERRHPGPNPLDPQDPSPDAYCNLVILAVANRRRKQTQRLSNLCKVTQEAGCDLTLGPKVQSLYSWKQGHPDHGRRTELYPPLWTRMLPRSPAPSSVKSSRSSTGTRALSVWTGPATTTHPLLNGRGSVAAVRAAALMGPMPTTPTSAAAAPSTAPRTRLKPVTAARPHLLSMAPTAAAATTVAWASSSYRITWSRCGLSWGPQRSSSLRCCFGSTGWGCPSRTTAQAC; via the exons atggaatatgaagtcaagaaagggaaaaag GGCTTTGTGTCCCCCATCCGGAGGCTGGTGTTCCCCAAGGCTGCACGCCGGGCAGCCTGTCGGAGCAGTGTGAGCCGCCGTCCCCTGCACTCGATGCCCCTCTATCCCCCCGACTACCTCATCGACCCTCAGATTCTGCTCTGTGACTATCTGGAGAAAGAGGTCAAG TTCCTGGGCCACCTCACCTGGGTCACCTCCTCACTGAACCCTTCCAGCCGGGACGAGCTCCTGCAGCTGCTGGACACGGCCAGG CAGCTGAAGGAGCTGCCGCTGAAGACCACGGCGGAGCAGGACAGCATCCTGAGCCTGTCGGCCCGCTGCCTGCTGCTCACCTGGCGCGACAACGAGGAGCTTATCTTGCGTATCCCCACGCACGAGATTGCCGCCGCCTCCTACCTGCAGGACGACGCTCTGCACCTGCTGGTGCTGAAGACCG GTTTGGGCGTGGACCCGGTGCCAGCCGGCGTAGACGCCAGccccggcggggcggggcgcgacCCGGGCCCGCCGGGCGTGGCGCCCGAGAAGCGGCGGGTGGGCACCACCGAGCGGCGCCACACCATCTGCAGCCTGGACTGGCGGATGGCGTGGGGCGGGGGCGCAGGCGCCGAGGCCCGGGCCGGgggcggcggaggcggcggcggcagccTGGAGCGCCAGCGCGCCGGGGCGCGGGCGTCGGGCAGCTGGGAGCGGCGGCAGACGTTCAGCGGCAGCTGGGAGCGGCGGCacgccggcggcggcggcggcgcgggcaaGCCAGGCGGCAGCTGGGAGCGGAGGCAggcgggcggcggcggtggcAGCTGGGAGCGGCGCCACCCGGGCCCCAACCCGCTCGACCCGCAGGACCCCAGCCCCGACGCCTACTGCAACCTGGTCATTCTGGCTGTGGCCAACAGG agaaggaaacagacacagaggctAAGCAACTTGTGCAAGGTCACGCAGGAAGCAGGCTGTGATTTAACACTGGGACCCAAAGTTCAGAGCCTGTACTCTTG GAAGCAGGGGCATCCTGATCACGGAAGAAGGACTGAGCTCTATCCTCCTCTCTGGACAAGGATGCTGCCGAGGAGTCCTGCGCCCTCATCTGTCAAGTCTTCCAGATCATCTACGGGGACCAGAGCATTGAGTGTGTGGACCGGGCCGGCTACCACTACACATCCACTCCTGAACGGCCGTGGCTCTGTAGCCGCA GTGAGAGCTGCCGCACTGATGGGACCTATGCCTACGACGCCGACTTCAGCTGCTGCAGCTCCTT CAACAGCTCCCAGGACACGTTTGAAGCCTGTTACAGCGGCACGTCCACACCTTCTTTCCATGGCTCCCACTGCAGCAGCAGCGACCACAGTGGCCTGGGCCTCGAGCAGTTACAGGATTACATGGTCACG TTGCGGACTAAGCTGGGGCCCCCAGAGATCCAGCAGTTTGCGCTGCTGCTTCGGGAGTACCGGCTGGGGCTGCCCATCCAGGACTACTGCGCAGGCCTGCTGA
- the CCM2L gene encoding cerebral cavernous malformations 2 protein-like isoform X4: protein MEYEVKKGKKGFVSPIRRLVFPKAARRAACRSSVSRRPLHSMPLYPPDYLIDPQILLCDYLEKEVKFLGHLTWVTSSLNPSSRDELLQLLDTARQLKELPLKTTAEQDSILSLSARCLLLTWRDNEELILRIPTHEIAAASYLQDDALHLLVLKTGLGVDPVPAGVDASPGGAGRDPGPPGVAPEKRRVGTTERRHTICSLDWRMAWGGGAGAEARAGGGGGGGGSLERQRAGARASGSWERRQTFSGSWERRHAGGGGGAGKPGGSWERRQAGGGGGSWERRHPGPNPLDPQDPSPDAYCNLVILAVANRRRKQTQRLSNLCKVTQEAGCDLTLGPKVQSLYSWMLPRSPAPSSVKSSRSSTGTRALSVWTGPATTTHPLLNGRGSVAAVRAAALMGPMPTTPTSAAAAPSTAPRTRLKPVTAARPHLLSMAPTAAAATTVAWASSSYRITWSRCGLSWGPQRSSSLRCCFGSTGWGCPSRTTAQAC from the exons atggaatatgaagtcaagaaagggaaaaag GGCTTTGTGTCCCCCATCCGGAGGCTGGTGTTCCCCAAGGCTGCACGCCGGGCAGCCTGTCGGAGCAGTGTGAGCCGCCGTCCCCTGCACTCGATGCCCCTCTATCCCCCCGACTACCTCATCGACCCTCAGATTCTGCTCTGTGACTATCTGGAGAAAGAGGTCAAG TTCCTGGGCCACCTCACCTGGGTCACCTCCTCACTGAACCCTTCCAGCCGGGACGAGCTCCTGCAGCTGCTGGACACGGCCAGG CAGCTGAAGGAGCTGCCGCTGAAGACCACGGCGGAGCAGGACAGCATCCTGAGCCTGTCGGCCCGCTGCCTGCTGCTCACCTGGCGCGACAACGAGGAGCTTATCTTGCGTATCCCCACGCACGAGATTGCCGCCGCCTCCTACCTGCAGGACGACGCTCTGCACCTGCTGGTGCTGAAGACCG GTTTGGGCGTGGACCCGGTGCCAGCCGGCGTAGACGCCAGccccggcggggcggggcgcgacCCGGGCCCGCCGGGCGTGGCGCCCGAGAAGCGGCGGGTGGGCACCACCGAGCGGCGCCACACCATCTGCAGCCTGGACTGGCGGATGGCGTGGGGCGGGGGCGCAGGCGCCGAGGCCCGGGCCGGgggcggcggaggcggcggcggcagccTGGAGCGCCAGCGCGCCGGGGCGCGGGCGTCGGGCAGCTGGGAGCGGCGGCAGACGTTCAGCGGCAGCTGGGAGCGGCGGCacgccggcggcggcggcggcgcgggcaaGCCAGGCGGCAGCTGGGAGCGGAGGCAggcgggcggcggcggtggcAGCTGGGAGCGGCGCCACCCGGGCCCCAACCCGCTCGACCCGCAGGACCCCAGCCCCGACGCCTACTGCAACCTGGTCATTCTGGCTGTGGCCAACAGG agaaggaaacagacacagaggctAAGCAACTTGTGCAAGGTCACGCAGGAAGCAGGCTGTGATTTAACACTGGGACCCAAAGTTCAGAGCCTGTACTCTTG GATGCTGCCGAGGAGTCCTGCGCCCTCATCTGTCAAGTCTTCCAGATCATCTACGGGGACCAGAGCATTGAGTGTGTGGACCGGGCCGGCTACCACTACACATCCACTCCTGAACGGCCGTGGCTCTGTAGCCGCA GTGAGAGCTGCCGCACTGATGGGACCTATGCCTACGACGCCGACTTCAGCTGCTGCAGCTCCTT CAACAGCTCCCAGGACACGTTTGAAGCCTGTTACAGCGGCACGTCCACACCTTCTTTCCATGGCTCCCACTGCAGCAGCAGCGACCACAGTGGCCTGGGCCTCGAGCAGTTACAGGATTACATGGTCACG TTGCGGACTAAGCTGGGGCCCCCAGAGATCCAGCAGTTTGCGCTGCTGCTTCGGGAGTACCGGCTGGGGCTGCCCATCCAGGACTACTGCGCAGGCCTGCTGA